GAGTGGGTATGGCAGCAATCAGCGCTGCCGCCATATCGACATTCCACATATGCACGCTGGTGACGGTATCCACCAAATCGTTGATGGCAACCGTAACCGGCTGCTGGTCGCTGTTGGTAAATACCACGCCAAAGAGGAAATTGTTCCAGATCATGGTGAACTGCCAGATTGCCGTCACCATGATGATGGGCGTGCTCAGGGGCAACATGACGCGCCAGAAGATCCGGAAGAATCCGGCTCCATCGACCCGTGCCGCACGTACCAGATCGTGCGGAATACTGACGTAATAATTGCGGAAAAAGAGGGTGGTAAAGGCCAAACCATAGATGATATGGACCATGACCAAACCAGGGATCAGGGTGCCGGCAATATGCAATTTTCCCTGCACCCAGGCCATCGGCAACAAGATGATCTGAAAGGGAAATACGGTGCCGAGAAGAAGCAGATAGAAAATGATGTTGGCGCCACGAAAACGCCAGTGGGTGAGGATGTACCCGTTGATGGCGCCGATTGCGGTGGAGATGATGA
This sequence is a window from Acidithiobacillus sp. AMEEHan. Protein-coding genes within it:
- a CDS encoding carbohydrate ABC transporter permease; translated protein: MRRLSIYFLLTLAALFFLLPLYIMLVTSFKTMPEIYSQGILALPRQFDLYAWRHAWSGATIGASDQGIHPFFINSFELVIPAVIISTAIGAINGYILTHWRFRGANIIFYLLLLGTVFPFQIILLPMAWVQGKLHIAGTLIPGLVMVHIIYGLAFTTLFFRNYYVSIPHDLVRAARVDGAGFFRIFWRVMLPLSTPIIMVTAIWQFTMIWNNFLFGVVFTNSDQQPVTVAINDLVDTVTSVHMWNVDMAAALIAAIPTLVVYLLAGKYFVRGLTGGAVKG